Sequence from the bacterium genome:
ATCAGATAGAGCAGCGTCGCGGTAAGCGCGGCTACAGTAGCCCACGGCACGTCAAATTCCTGCTTGGCGCTGGCCCGCAGCATCTCCCACAAGAGCTTGGCTTGCTTGCCGAGCTTGACGACGTAGTCCTTGCCCGAATTGAGCAGCTTCTCGATGCCCGATTCGGCCTTGTCCACGGCCTTGGCGACGTCTTCCTTGGTGACCGTGTTCTTCTTCTCTTCGAACCACTTGCCGGTCTTGTCAGCCACTTTCTCAATCGCGGAGTGCGTCTCGGTCGTCACGCTGCCCCACAGCTTGCCAATGGACTCCTTGGCCTCGTTCAGGTTCTCTTTGATTTCAGACGGTTTCTGCGGTGCGTCGCTCATGGGTATTCATCCTTATGCGTTGGCGATTGGCGAACGAAATGCGCTTAAGCACTCATCATGACCAGCAGGTCTACGCAGCGCATGGAGTAGCCCCACTCGTTGTCGTACCAACCGAAGATCTTCACCATCTTGTCGCCCATGACCATCGTGGACTTGGCGTCGAAGATGCACGAATGCGGATTGCCGATGATGTCCACCGACACCAGCTCTTCTTCGGTGTATTCGAGCACGCCCTTCATCGGGCCTTCAGCCGCGGCCTTGAACGCGGCGTTGACCGCGGCAATCGTGACGGGCTTGGTCGTATTGACCACGAGGTCCGTGATCGAGCCGGTCGGCGTCGGCACGCGCAGCGATGTGCCGTCAATTTTGCCCTTGAGCTCCTTGATGATCTTGCCCACGGTCTTGGCGGCGCCCGTCGTCGTGGGGATGATGCTCACCGCGGCCGAACGCGCGCGGCGCAGATCGCTGTGCGGCGCGTCAAGGATGTTCTGATCGTTCGTGTAGCTGTGAATCGTCGTCATGAACGCGTGCTCGATGCCGAAGTTGTCCAGAATGACCTTGGCCATCGGCGCGACGCAATTCGTCGTGCAGCTCGCGTTGGACACGAGCTTGTGCTCGGGCTTAAGATCGTGGTCGTTGATGCCCAGCACGATCGTCGCGTCAATCTCGTCTTTCGACGGTACGGTCAGGAGCACCTTCTT
This genomic interval carries:
- a CDS encoding DUF1232 domain-containing protein, which codes for MSDAPQKPSEIKENLNEAKESIGKLWGSVTTETHSAIEKVADKTGKWFEEKKNTVTKEDVAKAVDKAESGIEKLLNSGKDYVVKLGKQAKLLWEMLRASAKQEFDVPWATVAALTATLLYLISPIDVMPDFIPGLGFLDDALVIGLCLSLIRVDLKRFAAERNLKLSDYALGDDGKPLDDKPQA
- the gap gene encoding type I glyceraldehyde-3-phosphate dehydrogenase; the protein is MPIRIAINGFGRIGRLVFRGIYNDPRFEVVAINDLTDAKTLAHLLKYDSTQGKFGGSVEVTATGFQVGKNHIEVTAEKDAKKLDWKKYNADIVVESTGAKSFRDRAGIQQHIDAGAKKVLLTVPSKDEIDATIVLGINDHDLKPEHKLVSNASCTTNCVAPMAKVILDNFGIEHAFMTTIHSYTNDQNILDAPHSDLRRARSAAVSIIPTTTGAAKTVGKIIKELKGKIDGTSLRVPTPTGSITDLVVNTTKPVTIAAVNAAFKAAAEGPMKGVLEYTEEELVSVDIIGNPHSCIFDAKSTMVMGDKMVKIFGWYDNEWGYSMRCVDLLVMMSA